A window from Acipenser ruthenus chromosome 36, fAciRut3.2 maternal haplotype, whole genome shotgun sequence encodes these proteins:
- the LOC131706658 gene encoding tetraspanin-1-like: MGCFGFLKTMMFVFNGVIFLAGAGVLGVGIWVKVDGASFTKLLDTVSPDLSQVVNVGYLCIAVGLVLLVMGFLGCCGAIKESKCMLLLFFIIVLLILVAQVAGAVVVLVFSSLADVIVAQIGNVAKDSLEKDFGKQADITTVWNTTMEQLECCGFNNYTDFDNSPFKNYTKHYPSQCCKETEPCTEAEAKTSQIAGCYNAILNFLKDNSKILGAVALGIGGLEIAAMVVSMVLYCQIDSK; encoded by the exons ATGGGCTGCTTTGGTTTCCTAAAAACGATGATGTTCGTATTTAACGGCGTCATATTT CTCGCTGGAGCTGGAGTTCTCGGAGTGGGGATCTGGGTGAAAGTGGACGGAGCCTCGTTTACTAAACTCCTGGACACGGTCAGTCCGGACCTGAGCCAGGTGGTGAATGTGGGCTACCTGTGCATTGCCGTGGGGCTCGTGCTTCTCGTCATGGGCTTCCTGGGCTGCTGTGGGGCCATAAAGGAGAGCAAGTGCATGCTGCTGCTG TTCTTCATCATTGTGCTGTTGATCCTCGTGGCACAGGTTGCTGGAGCTGTGGTGGTTCTTGTCTTCTCCTCTCTG GCTGATGTAATTGTCGCTCAGATTGGAAATGTTGCGAAAGACAGTCTGGAAAAGGACTTCGGGAAGCAAGCGGACATTACGACCGTGTGGAACACGACCATGGAGCAG cTGGAGTGCTGTGGATTCAATAACTACACGGACTTCGACAACTCTCCCTTTAAGAACTACACCAAACACTACCCCTCGCAGTGCTGCAAGGAGACAGAGCCCTGTACCGAGGCTGAGGCAAAGACATCG CAAATCGCCGGGTGTTATAATGCGATCCTGAATTTCTTGAAGGACAACTCAAAGATCCTGGGAGCGGTAGCCTTGGGGATAGGTGGTCTGGAG ATTGCTGCAATGGTGGTGTCCATGGTGCTGTACTGTCAGATTGATTCAAAGTAA